The Pyrenophora tritici-repentis strain M4 chromosome 8, whole genome shotgun sequence genome contains a region encoding:
- a CDS encoding MmsB, 3-hydroxyisobutyrate dehydrogenase and related beta-hydroxyacid dehydrogenase, which yields MSENYAFIGLGAMGYAMASNLRQKLPPTSTLYINDINASALTRFIKEYFSYGPIIPVSTAREAAAHSKVVVSIVPGAQDVKAVYLDEQNGVIAAGKDEERILLECSTIDVESTKEVGRRLRGMGVYIDAPVSGGVPAAEAGTLAMLIGYPPPATSSSGRSENHISKRLTDVLGMMGSPEKFFYLHTLGAGLTAKICNNYLSGTILLATAEAMATGVAHGLDPSDLYQVIKNSTGQSWMCDHVMPVPNVQKEYWVPSNSGYKPGFKTQMMLKDLGLGIESAKQVSVEPSMAAKALEVWERAAKDERCIDRDGSSIYLHLGGQLPEGYEDKGKKSEKGTWVFAD from the exons ATGTCGGAAAACTATGCATTCATAG GCCTCGGAGCAATGGGCTACGCAATGGCCTCCAATCTCCGCCAGAAGCTGCCCCCAACAAGCACCCTTTACATCAACGACATCAACGCCTCAGCCCTAACCCGCTTTATCAAAGAATACTTCTCCTACGGTCCCATAATCCCTGTCTCCACAGCCCGCGAAGCCGCCGCCCATTCCAAAGTTGTCGTCTCCATCGTCCCCGGCGCCCAAGACGTAAAGGCCGTGTACCTAGACGAACAGAACGGCGTCATAGCAGCGGGCAAGGACGAAGAAAGGATATTACTCGAGTGCAGCACGATAGATGTAGAGAGTACAAAGGAAGTAGGACGGAGACTTCGTGGAATGGGCGTTTACATCGATGCGCCTGTTTCGGGAGGTGTGCCGGCGGCTGAAGCAGGGACGTTGGCGATGCTGATCGGATATCCGCCCCCAGCAACATCGTCGTCTGGGAGATCAGAGAACCATATATCAAAGCGCTTGACAGACGTGCTAGGGATGATGGGCTCACCGGAAAAGTTCTTCTATCTGCACACTCTAGGCGCGGGCTTGACGGCCAAGATATGCAATAACTACCTCTCCGGCACTATCTTACTGGCGACTGCTGAAGCTATGGCCACGGGTGTAGCGCATGGTCTTGACCCAAGTGATTTGTATCAAGTTATCAAGAATAGCACTGGACAGAGCTGGATGTGCGACCACGTTATGCCTGTGCCGAACGTACAGAAAGAATACTGGGTACCGAGTAATAGCGGGTATAAACCGGGATTCAAAACGCAAATGATGCTAAAGGATCTTGGGTTGGGGATTGAGAGTGCGAAGCAGGTTAGCGTGGAACCCAGTATGGCGGCTAAAGCGTTGGAGGTCTGGGAGAGGGCGGCAAAGGATGAGAGGTGTATAGATAGAGATGGGAGTAGCATTTACCTGCACCTCGGGGGTCAATTGCCGGAGGGTTATGAGGATAAAGGGAAGAAAAGCGAGAAGGGAACTTGGGTGTTTGCTGACTGA
- a CDS encoding putative NADH-flavin reductase yields the protein MSSKPLRVGIIGAAGFGGSYLSVELLNRGHTVIGISRNPEKLGKHERYIPRSVDIDEVSIRELATKFGDLDVLVSEFGPHTAGAGALLYMPFLESVRKIILAYKRSSVSYFLFVGGAGSLHVPGTADACVDHPDFFVAYRRAISTSLAHIAYMEERLGIMGTTLRRYRDARLAASAGTATQADQDVITEYEKQIRVKDNASDFIKAGRTAYLFFDGNESFKWSFVSPSALYRPGKRTGEYRISVDDMVLEGEQKEGEDIFEGRLTGISVADMAIAIADEIEQRKLVWKHWSATGDISEDVPGPAYMKLSAIEGGSA from the exons ATGTCTTCTAAGCCACTGCGCGTAGGCATCATCGGTGCCGCAGGTTTCGGCGGCTCGTATCTTAGCGTAGAGCTGTTAAATCGCGGACACACTGTGATCGGGATATCACGCAACCCTGAGAAGCTGGGGAAGCACGAGCGGTATATTCCAAGATCCGTTGATATTGATGAAGTTTCAATTAGGGAGTTGGCGACCAAGTTCGGGGACCTGGATGTCCTTGTGAGCGAATTTGGACCGCACACGGCTGGTGCAGGCGCATTGCTTTACA TGCCCTTCCTCGAATCCGTGCGCAAAATAATTCTAGCCTACAAACGCTCCTCAGTCTCGTACTTCCTCTTCGTCGGCGGCGCAGGCTCCCTCCACGTCCCCGGCACTGCTGACGCATGCGTCGACCACCCTGACTTCTTCGTCGCCTACCGCCGCGCAATCTCTACCTCGCTCGCACACATTGCATACATGGAAGAGCGCCTAGGTATAATGGGCACGACTCTCCGACGCTACCGCGACGCTCGCTTGGCCGCCTCTGCAGGCACCGCTACACAAGCCGATCAAGACGTGATAACCGAGTACGAAAAGCAGATTCGTGTCAAAGACAATGCGTCTGATTTCATTAAGGCGGGAAGGACGGCATATCTGTTTTTCGATGGGAATGAGAGTTTCAAGTGGAGTTTTGTTTCGCCGTCCGCGTTGTATCGGCCGGGGAAGAGGACGGGCGAGTATAGGATTAGTGTTGATGATATGGTGTTGGAGGGGGAGCAGAAAGAGGGAGAGGATATTTTCGAGGGAAGGTTGACTGGGATTAGTGTGGCGGATATGGCGATCGCCATTGCAGATGAGATTGAGCAGAGGAAGTTGGTTTGGAAACACTGGAGTGCTACAGGTGATATCAGCGAGGATGTGCCCGGGCCGGCGTACATGAAGTTGAGTGCTATTGAGGGTGGCAGTGCTTAG
- a CDS encoding PnbA, Carboxylesterase type B — protein sequence MSVTLNHAHLGELKGKAVDSAVQFLGLKYASLKDRFAPAQLVDSYEAGSTDATKFGPPPSSPIGAINNEYGFLQKSLPLPEVPAHSDLEGLNLNITVPTNTDGGIDPNAKLPVYVFIHGGGFAVGSSWYTHYDPAPLVRMSVEKKKPMIGITINYRLGATGFLTSKELREAGYQPNNGLRDQRTALRWIRKFISGFGGDPDEITACGESAGGLAVMLLLCSEEPLMKRGLSTGGTILLMKLIPDSMTEAAYQQVVEALGLADKSPEDRIKALLSVPVDDLWQKVPMSAPMQPSIDGDIVPGSPDFLTVSSQKESSVFKMPGRKWCKAFMIGDSKLDGSIFAYLIFDAQKAGIAQKFIDSCYTTLSSKPEVAEKLLTAYNITPSTPDDEAMLSILRFCSEICFYAPARAFAQGWPNTPESKFFLYHFNEGIPWEGRFQHEAGHILDVAYLFQNFNEHLGDAQEKVARAYAEDFINFVNGQDPWPPVQEGKLGARVYGPSSEGVTSRWVADGEPAKIGREDRVFKLGEEFGFDTILDVAQKFHQGK from the exons ATGTCGGTCACTCTCAACCACGCCCACCTAGGCGAACTGAAGGGCAAAGCCGTAGACAGCGCAGTGCAATTTCTGGGTTTGAAGTATGCATCGCTGAAAGATCGCTTCGCGCCAGCCCAGCTCGTGGATAGCTACGAAGCAGGGAGTACAGATGCTACTAAATTTGG GCCTCCTCCATCATCGCCAATTGGAGCCATTAATAACGAATATGGCTTTCTCCAGAAGTCTCTCCCACTTCCAGAAGTCCCAGCACATTCTGATCTCGAAGGACTCAATCTGAACATCACCGTTCCTACGAACACGGATGGCGGAATCGATCCGAATGCGAAATTGCCCGTCTACGTTTTCATACATGGAGGCGGATTTGCAGTCGGAAGTAGCTGGTATACCCACTATGACCCAGCTCCGCTTGTGAGGATGTCCGTTGAGAAAAAAAAGCCCATGATAGGCATTACAATCAA CTATCGGCTTGGTGCTACTGGATTTCTAACATCGAAAGAGCTTCGAGAAGCAGGCTACCAACCAAACAACGGTCTTCGCGACCAGCGTACAGCACTGCGGTGGATCAGGAAATTTATCAGCGGCTTTGGTGGTGATCCAGATGAAATCACAGCATGTGGAGAAAGTGCCGGCGGCT TGGCAGTAATGCTACTCCTCTGTTCTGAAGAGCCACTAATGAAACGAGGCCTTAGCACAGGAGGGACGATACTTCTCATGAAACTTATCCCAGATTCCATGACCGAGGCAGCCTATCAGCAAGTTGTCGAAGCGCTTGGTCTTGCAGACAAGTCACCAGAAGATCGTATCAAAGCCCTTCTTAGTGTACCGGTTGACGACTTGTGGCAAAAGGTACCCATGAGCGCACCTATGCAGCCCTCAATCGACGGTGACATCGTCCCTGGCTCACCTGACTTCCTCACTGTTTCCTCTCAAAAGGAAAGCTCAGTCTTCAAGATGCCGGGTCGCAAGTGGTGCAAGGCTTTTATGATCGGGGATTCTAAACTAGAT GGCAGTATCTTCGCATACTTGATATTTGATGCGCAAAAGGCCGGCATCGCGCAGAAGTTTATCGACTCCTGTTATACCACACTCTCATCTAAGCCTGAAGTTGCCGAAAAGCTCCTCACTGCATACAATATCACTCCTTCGACACCCGATGACGAGGCGATGCTATCTATTCTCCGGTTCTGTTCCGAGATCTGTTTCTATGCCCCTGCCCGTGCCTTTGCCCAAGGATGGCCTAATACCCCTGAATCAAAGTTCTTCCTATACCACTTCAATGAAGGCATACCGTGGGAAGGCCGCTTTCAGCATGAAGCAGGCCATATTCTCGACGTGGCCTATCTGTTTCAAAACTTCAATGAGCATCTTGGAGATGCGCAGGAGAAGGTGGCGAGGGCGTACGCGGAAGACTTTATCAATTTTGTCAATGGTCAGGATCCGTGGCCACCAGTCCAAGAGGGTAAATTGGGCGCCAGGGTTTATGGGCCAAGTTCTGAGGGAGTCACGTCGAGGTGGGTTGCAGATGGTGAACCGGCAAAGATTGGGAGGGAAGATAGAGTATTTAAACTTGGGGAGGAGTTCGGTTTCGATACTATTCTCGACGTGGCCCAGAAATTCCATCAGGGCAAGTAA